A genomic region of Ignavibacteria bacterium contains the following coding sequences:
- a CDS encoding DUF2723 domain-containing protein yields MNKNLLYSISIIFVFVVYLITLAPGIVQIDSGELAAVASTLGIAHPTGYPLFTIIGYLFTKLVFFTSKIFALNLLSAIYTLVGFYFIIKINQIVLNQLKTKTSGGKKSKKKLSTSVEFSKDQILVIAVTGSLTIAFSKTFWLQSTSVEVYSLHILLISSSIYLFLKAFFNENDSKSKEVKTVTIDWLKFAFVFGLSFTNHMTSILLIPGFTYLYFSKFGFNKSAFKNILIMLIPFLFALSIYIYLPLSAAKNPAINWGNPVTWENFKRHIMGWQYQSWIFSSTESASKQFKYFTQIFPIEFAYIGLILILLGLIELSRSNKKVLTFYLVLFFTCLLYSINYDINDIDSYFLLSFISAGLIATAGYFYIANIFLKEGKNKIYAFLIIPLVILAINFEKVNQNDNTQFQEYSVSVLESADKNSIIISYLWDFLISPSYYLQFVENKRKDVSIIDKELVRRSWYFNQLKTNNYLIYERSKELIEGFLPELAKFERNENYNSQILEKYYREIIQSFIIRNINDRSVYLTPEMVSVELKNGWLVLPDSLRVIPDLFLFKVVKDTVYHPLNLKDYSINFKEDKSYYTETLKNLIVTAHINRAFYEIQFGKKEEAKKLIEKVLKINPQIQLPEQLLSILNE; encoded by the coding sequence ATGAATAAAAATTTATTGTATTCGATTTCGATCATTTTCGTTTTCGTTGTTTATTTAATAACGCTTGCCCCAGGAATTGTTCAAATTGACTCGGGTGAACTTGCGGCAGTTGCCTCAACTCTTGGAATTGCTCATCCGACAGGGTATCCTCTATTTACAATTATTGGTTATTTATTCACAAAGCTTGTTTTCTTTACATCAAAAATTTTTGCATTAAACTTATTATCAGCTATTTACACTTTAGTCGGATTTTACTTTATCATAAAGATCAATCAAATTGTTTTAAATCAGTTAAAAACAAAAACTTCGGGCGGGAAAAAATCGAAAAAGAAATTAAGCACTTCTGTTGAATTTTCTAAAGATCAAATTTTAGTTATCGCTGTTACCGGCTCTTTAACAATTGCATTCAGCAAAACATTCTGGCTTCAATCTACTTCTGTGGAAGTTTACTCACTTCACATCCTTTTGATTAGTTCTTCAATCTATCTTTTTCTGAAGGCATTTTTCAACGAGAATGATTCCAAATCAAAGGAAGTCAAAACAGTTACAATTGACTGGTTAAAATTTGCTTTTGTTTTTGGTCTTTCGTTTACAAATCATATGACCAGCATTTTATTAATACCTGGATTTACCTATCTCTATTTTTCAAAATTTGGTTTTAATAAGTCTGCATTCAAAAATATTCTTATTATGTTAATCCCTTTTCTTTTTGCATTATCAATCTATATTTATCTTCCTCTTTCTGCTGCTAAAAATCCAGCGATAAACTGGGGAAATCCTGTCACATGGGAAAATTTTAAAAGACACATAATGGGCTGGCAATATCAAAGCTGGATTTTTTCATCAACTGAATCTGCTTCAAAACAATTCAAATACTTTACCCAGATTTTTCCAATTGAATTCGCTTATATCGGATTGATTTTAATTCTACTTGGATTAATAGAACTTTCAAGATCAAATAAGAAAGTTTTGACTTTTTATCTCGTTTTGTTTTTCACCTGTCTGCTTTACTCTATTAACTACGACATCAATGATATCGATTCTTACTTTTTACTTTCTTTTATTTCAGCTGGATTAATTGCCACTGCTGGTTACTTTTACATTGCTAATATTTTTCTTAAAGAAGGGAAAAATAAAATTTATGCTTTTCTAATCATTCCGCTTGTGATTCTCGCCATTAACTTTGAAAAGGTAAATCAGAATGACAATACACAATTTCAGGAGTATTCAGTTTCAGTTTTAGAATCAGCCGACAAAAATTCTATAATTATTTCATATCTATGGGATTTTCTGATTTCACCTTCTTATTACTTACAATTTGTTGAGAACAAACGGAAAGATGTTTCAATAATTGATAAAGAACTTGTGAGAAGGAGCTGGTATTTCAATCAATTAAAAACTAATAATTATTTGATTTATGAAAGATCAAAGGAATTAATCGAAGGATTTTTGCCTGAACTCGCAAAATTTGAGCGAAACGAAAATTACAATTCACAAATTCTTGAAAAATATTACAGAGAAATTATACAAAGTTTTATAATTAGAAATATTAACGATCGCAGTGTTTACTTAACACCTGAGATGGTTTCAGTAGAGTTAAAAAATGGCTGGCTTGTTTTACCAGATTCGTTAAGAGTAATTCCAGATTTGTTTCTCTTTAAAGTCGTGAAAGATACTGTTTACCATCCTCTTAATCTTAAAGATTACTCTATCAACTTCAAAGAAGATAAAAGTTATTATACAGAGACATTAAAGAATTTAATTGTTACTGCTCACATTAATCGAGCATTCTATGAAATACAGTTTGGAAAGAAGGAAGAAGCGAAGAAGTTGATCGAAAAAGTTTTGAAGATAAATCCTCAGATACAATTACCAGAACAATTGCTCTCTATTCTAAACGAATGA
- a CDS encoding DUF4837 family protein, producing the protein MKNLYLLIPLFIFLIVNTGCQSNLKPAFGKEDEIIVFADSTEWNEYYDFLSAIFEKEIITPQPEQLFYLTRKDFSDFKKYQNRKNLLIVTTLDRDNEVTKYVKAILDSSVLNLIKNGEEFVIKKKDVWAKNQVLVILVSNTIEELRIKALKNKDNLLYYFQSASDERVMKNLYNPTYEKKDLEAKYLKEYGWKLYIQADFLEAINNKEDKFVWLRRSPNSDMERWIFIHWIDSVDAKWLNKDSVIEIRNRITKKFLRTTDDKAYVEIAKEYLNQTEINFNGKYAIFTQGLWRMNDYSMGGPFVNYLFLDTKKNRLYMLDGSVFSPRYEKKSLIQQVDITLKTFKTADELTKEEINDLLKYLK; encoded by the coding sequence ATGAAAAATTTATACTTGTTAATTCCACTATTTATTTTTTTGATTGTTAACACTGGCTGTCAAAGTAATTTAAAACCAGCATTTGGAAAAGAAGATGAGATAATTGTTTTCGCTGATTCAACTGAATGGAATGAGTATTATGATTTTCTTTCAGCAATTTTTGAAAAGGAAATAATCACACCGCAACCTGAGCAATTGTTTTATCTTACTCGAAAGGATTTCTCAGATTTTAAGAAATATCAAAATAGAAAGAACCTCTTGATTGTTACAACTCTTGATAGAGATAATGAAGTCACAAAATATGTGAAAGCAATTTTAGACAGTTCTGTTCTGAATTTGATTAAAAATGGTGAAGAATTTGTAATCAAGAAAAAAGATGTATGGGCAAAAAATCAAGTCTTGGTAATTTTAGTTTCAAACACTATTGAGGAGTTAAGAATAAAAGCATTAAAGAATAAAGATAATTTATTGTATTACTTCCAATCAGCATCTGATGAACGGGTAATGAAAAATCTTTACAATCCAACCTATGAAAAGAAGGATCTGGAAGCTAAATATCTGAAAGAATATGGCTGGAAACTTTATATTCAGGCTGATTTTCTCGAAGCAATTAACAATAAGGAAGATAAATTTGTCTGGCTGCGACGCTCACCCAATTCAGATATGGAAAGATGGATTTTCATTCACTGGATCGATTCTGTTGATGCGAAATGGTTGAACAAAGACAGCGTGATTGAAATAAGAAACCGAATTACAAAAAAATTCTTAAGAACAACAGATGACAAAGCCTATGTTGAAATTGCAAAAGAATATCTGAACCAAACTGAAATTAATTTCAATGGTAAGTATGCAATATTCACTCAAGGCTTGTGGAGAATGAATGATTACAGTATGGGTGGACCTTTTGTTAATTATCTCTTCCTCGATACTAAAAAGAATCGTCTGTATATGTTAGATGGATCAGTCTTCTCGCCTCGTTACGAAAAGAAATCTTTAATCCAACAGGTAGATATTACTCTCAAAACTTTCAAAACAGCTGACGAGCTAACTAAAGAAGAAATAAATGATTTATTAAAATATTTGAAGTGA
- a CDS encoding dolichol kinase, with amino-acid sequence MLHEAATIDYKYEVIRKLIHLNSLSIPIIYYHIEKQLALTILIPLTFAFLVVDIVRYYNPQVADWFYKFFGFLLRKKEKDDKKKRLNGATNVLLSALFCVIVFPKLIFVTAFSILIISDISSALIGRKFGKRKFFAKSLEGSAAFFISAVIVIFFTPKVEHHFLEYVIAIISAFFGTIAESMSFEIDDNLSIPITIGTVMWILYTLLLPQINVYYFG; translated from the coding sequence GTGCTTCACGAAGCTGCAACAATTGATTATAAATATGAGGTAATTCGAAAATTAATCCATTTGAATTCTCTCTCTATTCCAATTATTTATTATCACATTGAAAAACAACTCGCTCTAACTATTCTAATTCCATTGACCTTTGCATTTCTTGTGGTCGATATAGTTCGTTATTATAATCCGCAGGTAGCTGACTGGTTTTATAAATTTTTTGGTTTTCTTCTTAGGAAAAAAGAAAAAGACGATAAAAAGAAAAGATTGAATGGTGCAACGAATGTTCTGCTTTCAGCTTTATTCTGCGTTATTGTTTTTCCAAAACTAATTTTTGTGACAGCATTTTCTATTTTAATCATTTCAGATATATCATCAGCATTGATTGGAAGAAAATTTGGGAAAAGAAAATTCTTTGCGAAAAGTCTCGAAGGATCAGCTGCGTTTTTTATATCAGCTGTAATTGTAATTTTTTTCACTCCAAAAGTTGAACATCATTTCCTTGAGTATGTGATTGCAATTATCTCTGCCTTTTTTGGAACAATTGCTGAGAGTATGTCGTTTGAGATCGATGATAATTTATCAATACCAATAACAATTGGAACAGTAATGTGGATACTCTATACATTACTTCTACCACAAATAAATGTTTATTATTTCGGGTGA
- a CDS encoding ATP-dependent metallopeptidase FtsH/Yme1/Tma family protein — translation MEDKGQKNIKFNPDDKKPNKNNEEFDWSKILRMVFGWGGVIIAALIVMQMFRSGDMAEVEITYNEYQRLLNEGKIESAVIKKSEINNYYFHGKLKTEESLSVGTGRTIRTKKFVVFLPEAGSPENIKVWNEKGIKFTFEEKDSVWWNALLTLLPWVIIFGLWIFFMRRMQGGAGGTKGIFNFGKSRVRIFTENLPKVTFKDVAGCDEAKQELQEIIEFLKEPSKFQRLGARIPRGVLLLGPPGTGKTLLARAVAGEAGVPFLSISGAEFVEMFVGVGASRVRDLFEQGKKYAPCIIFIDEIDAVGRQRGAGLGGGHDEREQTLNQLLIEMDGFEPNNGIIIIAATNRPDILDPALLRPGRFDRQVVVDRPDVKGREGILKVHTRKIPLAPDVDLAVIAKGTPGLSGADLANLVNEATLLAARKNKKYVDMEDFEEAKDKVMMGMERKSLIISEKEKEMTAYHESGHVLVAKMIPEADPVHKVTIIPRGRALGVTTYLPMDEKHTYSKSYLLAMMTYALGGRAAELLIFNELTTGAGNDIERVTQIARKMVCEWGMSEKLGPIAYGSREEELFLGREITRHQEISEKTAQLIDEEVQNIVNSCMQRAENILRENIDTLHRLAKNLLEREILDNEEIDMIIRGEELPPIKKNNNGTKDEEIPEHVQKLMEMRKGKNDGETDTAKTSDSGSPEGN, via the coding sequence ATGGAAGACAAAGGACAAAAAAACATAAAATTTAATCCTGACGATAAAAAGCCAAATAAAAACAACGAAGAATTCGACTGGTCAAAAATTTTAAGAATGGTTTTCGGATGGGGCGGTGTAATTATTGCAGCACTTATTGTAATGCAAATGTTTCGTTCTGGCGATATGGCTGAAGTCGAAATTACATACAACGAATATCAAAGACTTTTAAATGAAGGCAAAATTGAAAGTGCTGTGATAAAAAAGTCCGAGATCAACAACTATTATTTTCACGGCAAACTTAAAACGGAAGAGTCATTAAGCGTCGGAACAGGAAGGACAATTAGAACAAAAAAATTCGTTGTGTTTTTACCCGAAGCAGGTTCACCTGAGAATATTAAAGTTTGGAATGAGAAAGGCATTAAATTTACTTTCGAAGAAAAAGATTCAGTCTGGTGGAATGCTTTATTAACTCTGCTTCCCTGGGTCATTATCTTTGGTTTGTGGATTTTCTTTATGCGAAGAATGCAGGGTGGTGCAGGTGGAACAAAAGGAATTTTTAACTTCGGTAAAAGTCGTGTAAGAATTTTTACTGAAAACCTTCCAAAAGTTACTTTCAAAGATGTTGCCGGTTGTGATGAAGCAAAACAAGAATTGCAAGAAATTATTGAATTCCTGAAAGAGCCATCGAAATTTCAAAGACTCGGTGCAAGGATTCCACGCGGAGTTCTCTTGCTTGGACCTCCCGGAACCGGAAAAACACTTTTAGCTCGTGCAGTTGCAGGCGAAGCTGGTGTGCCATTCCTTTCAATCTCAGGTGCCGAATTTGTTGAAATGTTTGTTGGTGTTGGAGCAAGCCGTGTTCGTGATTTATTTGAACAAGGTAAAAAATACGCACCTTGTATAATTTTTATTGATGAAATTGATGCGGTTGGAAGACAGAGAGGTGCAGGACTTGGCGGTGGTCATGACGAAAGAGAGCAAACACTCAATCAATTATTAATTGAAATGGATGGATTTGAACCAAACAATGGAATTATAATTATTGCTGCAACCAATAGACCTGATATTCTTGATCCAGCTTTGTTAAGACCAGGAAGATTTGATCGTCAGGTTGTTGTTGATCGACCTGATGTTAAAGGAAGAGAAGGGATTCTAAAAGTTCATACAAGAAAAATTCCTTTGGCGCCAGATGTTGATTTAGCTGTAATTGCAAAAGGAACTCCAGGACTTTCAGGTGCTGATTTAGCAAATCTTGTCAATGAGGCTACACTTTTAGCCGCCAGAAAAAATAAAAAATATGTTGATATGGAAGATTTTGAAGAAGCCAAAGATAAAGTAATGATGGGAATGGAAAGAAAGAGTTTGATTATTTCCGAGAAAGAAAAAGAAATGACAGCCTATCACGAAAGTGGCCATGTTTTAGTTGCTAAAATGATTCCTGAAGCTGATCCGGTTCATAAAGTAACTATTATTCCACGAGGCCGAGCTCTTGGAGTTACAACATACTTGCCAATGGATGAAAAACATACTTATTCTAAATCATATCTGCTTGCGATGATGACTTATGCGCTTGGCGGACGTGCTGCTGAACTTTTAATATTTAATGAATTAACAACAGGCGCAGGTAATGATATTGAGCGAGTTACTCAAATAGCCAGAAAAATGGTGTGCGAATGGGGAATGAGCGAAAAACTCGGTCCAATCGCTTATGGCAGCAGAGAAGAAGAATTGTTCCTCGGAAGAGAAATTACTCGTCATCAAGAAATTAGTGAGAAAACAGCTCAATTAATTGATGAAGAAGTTCAGAATATTGTTAACAGTTGTATGCAAAGAGCGGAAAATATTCTGCGTGAAAATATTGATACTTTACATCGGCTTGCTAAGAACTTGCTCGAAAGAGAAATTCTTGATAATGAAGAGATTGATATGATAATTCGTGGAGAGGAGCTGCCTCCAATTAAGAAAAATAATAATGGAACAAAAGACGAAGAAATTCCTGAGCATGTTCAAAAGCTTATGGAAATGAGAAAAGGTAAGAACGATGGTGAAACAGACACTGCGAAAACTTCGGATAGTGGAAGTCCCGAAGGAAACTGA
- the hpt gene encoding hypoxanthine phosphoribosyltransferase, with translation MISKFNAKEIQVNGETFEILIDENAIQKRVAELGEEISRDYEGKIPIFIGVLNGSVIFFADLIRNISINCEVDFLKLSSYGDAKISSGNVKLIKELNADIKDRDIIIVEDIVDTGLSIVYMKGLLQSQNPASIKVVTLLHKPDATKYDIKLDYIGFKIPNKFVIGYGLDHTQKYRNLRSIYALKN, from the coding sequence ATGATTTCGAAATTTAACGCAAAAGAAATTCAGGTTAATGGTGAAACTTTTGAAATTCTAATTGATGAAAATGCAATTCAAAAAAGAGTTGCCGAGCTCGGTGAAGAAATTAGTCGCGATTATGAAGGTAAAATTCCAATTTTTATTGGTGTTCTAAATGGTTCTGTAATTTTCTTCGCTGATTTGATTAGAAACATTTCAATTAATTGTGAAGTAGACTTTCTGAAACTTTCAAGTTATGGAGACGCCAAAATTTCAAGTGGAAATGTAAAATTGATTAAAGAGCTAAATGCAGATATCAAAGATCGGGATATAATTATTGTAGAGGATATTGTCGATACTGGATTATCGATCGTTTATATGAAGGGACTGCTTCAATCTCAAAATCCAGCGAGCATTAAAGTAGTCACATTACTTCATAAACCTGATGCAACAAAATATGATATCAAACTTGACTATATTGGATTTAAAATTCCAAATAAATTTGTAATCGGATATGGTCTAGACCATACTCAGAAATATAGAAATTTGAGATCGATTTACGCACTTAAAAATTGA
- the tilS gene encoding tRNA lysidine(34) synthetase TilS: protein MKKLISTAIVQKALKFVRDQELLKNGDSIVVGFSGGPDSTFLIQFFLIIRNLFNLKIYAAHLNHKLRGKQSDEDEEFVKEFCKKNKIECLIETSDIKKIAQETKRSIEETARLERYRLFNEALQKFKANKIATGHTLNDNIETMIFNFIRGSGVSGLRGIPVKRDNIIRPLMGLTKEEILDFLKEENIPFRIDTTNFEEDYSRNFIRNKVIPLLLELNPNLYETLSYTSDLLRLLEKYIQTEETKFEKLFLTKKSEKFLRIKIESNIDYKNYLMMDLIRKKIDSVFNIQIGYEKTKEIINLIKQDKGTSIQINEKIIALRESNSILILVEPEFEEVNVTVTFDSKLQKYYGSYFEFKISSASVKEAKLSDNPLVEFFDADKIKHKLILRNWKPGDKFIPLGMKYSKKVSDILTDVKVPSIFKKQILVLCDGPEIIWLVGVRLSEKYKVTSETKKVIKARINYDFEI from the coding sequence ATGAAAAAGTTAATCTCTACAGCTATTGTGCAAAAGGCATTAAAGTTTGTTAGGGATCAGGAGCTTTTGAAAAATGGGGATTCTATTGTAGTAGGATTTAGCGGTGGTCCCGATTCGACATTTTTGATTCAATTTTTTTTAATCATCCGAAACTTATTTAATCTTAAAATTTATGCTGCCCATCTAAATCATAAACTAAGGGGCAAGCAATCAGATGAGGATGAGGAGTTTGTAAAAGAATTCTGCAAGAAAAATAAAATTGAATGTTTGATTGAAACAAGTGATATTAAAAAGATTGCACAGGAAACTAAAAGAAGCATCGAAGAGACTGCACGATTAGAAAGGTATCGACTTTTCAACGAAGCTTTACAAAAATTTAAAGCAAATAAGATTGCAACTGGTCATACATTAAACGATAACATTGAGACAATGATTTTCAATTTTATAAGAGGAAGCGGTGTTTCGGGTTTAAGAGGAATTCCGGTGAAGAGAGATAATATTATTAGACCTTTGATGGGATTGACCAAAGAAGAGATTTTAGATTTCCTTAAAGAAGAAAATATTCCATTTAGAATCGACACAACTAATTTTGAAGAAGATTATTCTCGAAATTTTATCAGAAACAAAGTCATTCCATTGTTACTCGAGCTAAATCCAAATTTGTATGAAACTTTATCTTACACTTCTGACCTTTTAAGATTACTCGAAAAGTACATACAAACTGAAGAAACAAAGTTTGAAAAATTATTCCTAACAAAGAAGTCTGAAAAATTCCTCCGCATCAAAATTGAATCAAATATTGATTATAAAAATTACCTGATGATGGATTTAATTCGTAAGAAAATTGATTCAGTTTTCAACATTCAAATTGGTTATGAAAAAACTAAAGAAATTATAAATCTCATAAAGCAAGATAAAGGAACCTCAATCCAGATAAATGAAAAGATAATTGCATTAAGAGAAAGCAATTCAATTTTAATTTTAGTAGAACCCGAGTTCGAAGAAGTAAATGTGACTGTAACTTTTGATTCAAAGCTTCAAAAATATTATGGCAGTTATTTTGAATTTAAAATTAGCAGTGCCTCTGTTAAAGAAGCAAAGTTATCTGACAATCCATTGGTAGAATTTTTCGATGCGGATAAAATTAAACATAAATTAATTTTAAGGAATTGGAAACCTGGTGATAAGTTTATTCCTCTTGGAATGAAATATTCTAAGAAGGTCAGCGATATTTTGACTGATGTAAAGGTTCCTTCGATCTTCAAAAAACAAATTCTTGTCCTCTGTGATGGACCAGAAATTATCTGGTTGGTTGGTGTCAGACTTTCTGAAAAATACAAAGTTACAAGTGAAACAAAGAAAGTAATTAAAGCGAGAATTAATTATGATTTCGAAATTTAA
- a CDS encoding serine hydrolase → MRNFILIIFFFFIGIAVNGQNLKENSKLSRLKEKLESEIQASKGTFAVAFKEINNDANQLLINGDEVFHAASTMKTAVMVEVFKQAILGKVSLDDSLLVRNEFKSIVDGSVFSLDVKADGDDQIYSLIGKKRRIYDLVYDMITVSSNLATNLLIDLVSPANVTKTMEEYDLHGIKVLRGVEDIKAYELGLNNTVTAKDLMKLYELIATNKILTDRSCEEMIKILLDQKFKEKIPRYLPDNVKVAHKTGSISKVEHDSGVIFLPDGRKYVLVILSKDLDNNEKGIETIARISKLIYDYMTE, encoded by the coding sequence ATGAGAAATTTCATTTTAATAATTTTTTTCTTCTTCATTGGAATTGCGGTGAACGGACAAAACTTAAAAGAAAATTCTAAACTCTCCAGATTAAAAGAAAAACTTGAAAGCGAAATTCAAGCTTCAAAGGGTACTTTCGCTGTTGCCTTTAAAGAAATTAACAATGATGCAAATCAACTATTAATAAATGGTGATGAAGTTTTTCATGCTGCCAGTACAATGAAGACAGCAGTGATGGTTGAGGTTTTCAAACAAGCTATTCTTGGTAAAGTTTCACTTGATGATTCGCTATTAGTTCGTAACGAATTTAAGAGTATCGTTGATGGCTCTGTTTTTTCACTTGATGTCAAAGCTGATGGTGACGATCAGATTTATTCATTGATTGGTAAGAAACGAAGAATTTACGATTTAGTCTACGATATGATTACAGTCAGCAGTAATCTTGCAACAAATTTGCTCATTGATCTGGTAAGTCCTGCTAATGTGACAAAGACAATGGAAGAATATGATCTGCACGGGATAAAAGTCTTAAGAGGTGTTGAAGATATTAAGGCTTACGAACTTGGATTGAACAATACCGTGACTGCAAAAGATTTGATGAAGTTGTATGAATTAATTGCAACAAACAAAATTTTGACCGATCGAAGTTGTGAAGAAATGATTAAGATTTTACTTGATCAGAAATTCAAAGAAAAAATTCCCAGATATCTTCCAGACAATGTGAAAGTAGCTCACAAAACTGGAAGCATTTCGAAAGTTGAACATGACAGCGGGGTTATCTTTTTGCCCGATGGCAGGAAGTATGTTCTGGTTATTTTATCGAAAGATCTTGATAATAATGAAAAAGGTATAGAAACAATCGCCAGAATTTCCAAACTCATTTATGATTATATGACAGAATAA
- the greA gene encoding transcription elongation factor GreA, with protein MNDYIYMTRERLLELEKELNDLKINGRKEIAQKIAEARAHGDLSENAEYDAAKEEQGLLELKIAKLESMLARAKIIDANSISTDEVRVLTKVKVKNLKTNKIQLYHLVSPEEADFENGKMSINSPIGRQLLGKKVGDIVKVNVPAGMIELEILEISR; from the coding sequence ATGAACGACTATATTTATATGACCCGCGAAAGATTATTAGAATTAGAAAAAGAATTAAATGATCTAAAAATTAACGGTCGAAAAGAAATTGCTCAAAAAATAGCAGAAGCTCGTGCCCATGGCGATCTTTCCGAAAATGCGGAATATGATGCAGCAAAAGAAGAACAAGGATTACTTGAACTTAAAATTGCCAAACTTGAAAGTATGCTTGCGCGAGCAAAAATTATTGATGCAAACTCAATCTCTACTGATGAAGTTAGAGTTTTAACAAAAGTAAAAGTCAAAAACTTAAAGACAAACAAAATACAATTATATCATCTTGTTTCACCCGAAGAAGCTGATTTTGAAAACGGTAAAATGTCAATTAATAGTCCAATTGGTCGACAGCTTTTAGGAAAAAAAGTTGGTGATATTGTAAAAGTTAATGTTCCTGCAGGAATGATTGAACTTGAGATTTTAGAAATTTCCAGATAG
- the tig gene encoding trigger factor — translation MSSQIQNINDSERKISIEMAKEETEKYFEEILKEESKKITIPGFRKGKAPLSLVRKMYGEALFFDNLDKIAQNRFWDEIDTLGLEIIGVPKITNLDLTDDKGLKFDIEFEVLPEIDLSNLDEKLADASIEQKEFEISDKYLEQVLKEIQFQNRKEEVVESVDSNEIIIEVSRKEKSDAPEVSPQNFAIYLNYEKINPQFRELFLNKKEGDKVETDLSPFVEDESKEDKTLPVYEYEIKKILKVNLPELTDETVKEITKGEFETLEAFKKYLIQEELNYYHSQEEKSLNKKIEDLLIEKFKVTPPPSMVEKSVKGYVQELKKQDTYKNLSDEQLIELVKPIAEKNVIWFLLKKAVMKQFNIDLTDDEINEYAKKLSEKYQLPLDQVDKYLRTRGVNLLEELLEEKIYNFFKPKIKITTNKVVL, via the coding sequence TTGAGCAGTCAAATTCAAAATATTAACGATTCGGAACGCAAAATATCCATTGAAATGGCTAAAGAAGAAACTGAAAAATATTTCGAAGAAATTCTTAAAGAAGAATCAAAAAAAATAACAATACCCGGCTTCCGAAAAGGTAAAGCTCCGCTGTCGCTTGTTCGAAAAATGTATGGTGAAGCTTTATTCTTCGATAATCTCGATAAAATCGCGCAAAATCGCTTCTGGGACGAAATCGATACGCTCGGATTAGAAATTATTGGTGTCCCTAAAATTACAAATCTCGACCTCACTGATGACAAAGGTTTGAAATTCGATATTGAATTCGAAGTCCTACCTGAAATCGATTTATCCAACCTTGATGAAAAATTAGCTGATGCGTCAATTGAACAAAAAGAATTTGAAATTTCGGATAAATATTTAGAACAAGTCCTCAAGGAAATTCAATTTCAAAATAGAAAAGAAGAAGTTGTAGAAAGTGTTGACTCAAATGAGATAATAATTGAAGTCAGCAGAAAAGAGAAATCAGATGCACCTGAGGTATCACCTCAAAATTTTGCTATATATCTCAATTACGAGAAGATAAATCCGCAGTTCAGGGAATTATTCCTGAATAAAAAAGAAGGTGATAAAGTTGAAACAGATTTATCTCCATTTGTTGAAGATGAAAGCAAAGAGGATAAAACTCTACCAGTTTATGAATATGAAATTAAAAAAATATTAAAAGTTAACCTGCCTGAGTTGACAGATGAAACTGTTAAAGAAATTACAAAAGGTGAATTTGAAACCCTTGAAGCATTCAAAAAATATTTAATTCAGGAAGAATTAAATTACTACCACTCTCAGGAAGAAAAGTCACTCAATAAAAAAATAGAAGATCTCTTAATTGAAAAATTTAAGGTTACTCCACCTCCATCAATGGTTGAAAAATCAGTCAAAGGTTATGTTCAAGAATTGAAAAAACAAGATACATACAAAAATTTAAGTGATGAACAATTGATAGAATTGGTTAAACCCATTGCCGAAAAGAATGTAATCTGGTTTCTTCTCAAGAAAGCTGTAATGAAGCAATTTAATATTGATTTAACTGATGATGAGATTAATGAATATGCTAAGAAACTCTCAGAGAAATATCAATTACCCTTAGATCAGGTTGATAAATATTTAAGAACTCGCGGAGTAAACTTACTTGAAGAATTGTTAGAAGAAAAAATTTATAATTTCTTTAAACCCAAAATCAAAATCACAACTAATAAGGTTGTTTTATAA